A genomic stretch from Mycobacterium paraterrae includes:
- a CDS encoding vanadium-dependent haloperoxidase, with the protein MTVTDTPAEQFAATADSLNHQLRPATAHRGARALALRTELANADFLGGSPQQIDNGDEARYADKSGTYTKGVLQQGIGLVDLAAYESFKHALASGDPADFANIVLGGPRTLNGPQGGLAFSLDSADSGHFSVPPAPALASEAYATELVEMYWASLLRDVAFTDYRTNATAVKAAAELTTLPSYAGPRDTGGAVTPELLFRGRFAGDTTGPYLSQFMVQPTTLGSLPITQRYHTNKAGVDFMLNDSEYLKVQNGQPTGKKLNQLAPLRYLHDGRGLAAYTHADVLYQAYFIAYLVLNTINAGNPVPLNPGNPYATGHPAAKTQNGFASLGQPDIAATLAAVADEALKAVWYQKWWVHLRHRPESGGAIVHLLKTGQGGSIQGHVSDTALNSQAVASSFAANNSYFLAQAFPEGSPAHPAYPTGHGTVAGACITVLKFFFDGNFVITNPVVSSPDGTSTTPYMAPAGEAPLTVNGELNKLANNVSFGHGVHAGIHWRSDTETSIELGEAVALSYLRERARTYNEQFTVSLTKLDGSIATISNP; encoded by the coding sequence ATGACCGTCACCGATACTCCAGCCGAGCAATTTGCCGCAACGGCTGACTCCTTGAATCACCAACTCAGACCGGCCACTGCGCACCGCGGCGCGCGAGCGTTGGCGCTTCGCACAGAGCTGGCCAACGCGGATTTTCTGGGCGGCAGCCCGCAACAGATAGACAACGGCGACGAGGCGCGATACGCCGACAAGTCCGGGACCTACACCAAAGGTGTACTGCAGCAAGGAATCGGCCTGGTCGACCTCGCCGCCTACGAGTCCTTCAAACACGCGTTGGCCAGCGGCGACCCGGCCGATTTCGCCAACATCGTGCTTGGTGGACCACGCACACTCAACGGCCCGCAGGGTGGGTTGGCGTTCTCCCTCGACTCGGCAGACTCCGGCCACTTCTCGGTGCCACCGGCACCGGCCCTGGCCAGCGAGGCCTACGCGACAGAACTCGTCGAGATGTACTGGGCGTCGTTGCTGCGCGACGTTGCCTTCACCGACTATCGGACAAACGCTACCGCGGTCAAGGCCGCGGCCGAGTTGACGACTCTGCCGAGCTATGCGGGGCCGCGTGACACCGGCGGCGCCGTCACACCCGAGCTTCTGTTTCGCGGCCGCTTCGCCGGCGACACCACCGGGCCGTACCTGTCGCAGTTCATGGTGCAACCCACCACGCTGGGCTCACTGCCGATCACGCAGCGCTACCACACCAACAAGGCCGGAGTCGACTTCATGCTCAACGACTCCGAGTATCTGAAGGTGCAAAACGGTCAGCCCACCGGCAAGAAGCTCAACCAGCTGGCTCCGCTGCGATATCTGCACGACGGGCGAGGGCTCGCCGCCTACACCCACGCCGACGTGCTCTATCAGGCATATTTCATCGCGTATCTGGTGCTCAACACCATCAACGCCGGCAATCCGGTACCGCTGAACCCCGGAAACCCTTACGCCACAGGACATCCCGCCGCCAAGACCCAGAATGGTTTTGCCAGCCTGGGCCAACCCGATATCGCGGCCACCCTGGCCGCCGTCGCAGACGAGGCGCTCAAGGCGGTGTGGTATCAGAAGTGGTGGGTCCACCTGCGGCACCGGCCGGAGTCCGGCGGGGCCATCGTGCACCTGCTCAAGACCGGGCAGGGCGGCTCGATCCAAGGCCACGTCAGTGATACCGCACTCAACTCGCAGGCGGTAGCCAGCAGCTTCGCGGCCAACAACAGCTACTTCCTCGCGCAGGCCTTCCCCGAAGGTTCACCGGCGCACCCGGCCTACCCGACCGGACACGGCACCGTCGCGGGTGCCTGCATCACCGTGCTGAAGTTTTTCTTCGACGGCAACTTCGTCATCACCAACCCGGTGGTCTCGTCGCCCGACGGCACGTCCACGACTCCATACATGGCACCTGCCGGTGAGGCGCCCCTGACGGTCAACGGCGAACTCAACAAGCTCGCCAACAACGTCAGTTTCGGTCACGGCGTACACGCCGGGATCCATTGGCGCAGCGACACCGAAACCTCGATCGAGCTCGGTGAAGCGGTCGCTCTGAGCTATCTGCGGGAGCGCGCGCGTACCTACAACGAGCAGTTCACTGTTTCCCTGACGAAGCTGGACGGCTCGATCGCGACGATTTCGAACCCGTGA
- a CDS encoding alcohol dehydrogenase catalytic domain-containing protein, whose amino-acid sequence MVEIRGAVLERIGSPRPYADSRPLAIADITLASPGADELLVRIEAAGVCHSDLSVVDGNRVRPTPMLLGHEAAGIIEKAGDGVNDVAVGQRVVMTFLPRCGHCAACVTDGLTPCQPGSAANNAGTLLGGGMRLTRNGEHVFHHLGVSGFATHAVVNRASVVPVPDDVPPPVAALLGCAMLTGGGAVLNVGKPQPGQTVAVVGLGGVGMAAMMTALSYAGVAVIGVDQLPEKLTGATTLGAHAVHTPQQAIDAGLKADVVVEAAGHPAALETAIALTGAGGRTITVGLPRPDARISVSPLGFVAEGRSLIGSYLGSAVPDRDIPRFVELWRSGRLPVESLVSSRIGLDDINTAMDNLADGVAVRQLISL is encoded by the coding sequence ATGGTCGAGATCCGGGGTGCCGTGCTGGAGCGGATTGGATCGCCTCGGCCGTACGCCGATTCCCGGCCGCTGGCCATCGCCGACATCACTTTGGCTTCGCCCGGTGCCGACGAGTTGCTGGTGCGCATCGAGGCCGCGGGCGTCTGCCATTCCGATCTGTCGGTGGTGGACGGCAACCGGGTGCGGCCGACGCCGATGCTGCTGGGGCACGAGGCTGCCGGGATCATCGAGAAAGCGGGCGACGGCGTCAACGACGTGGCGGTCGGGCAGCGCGTGGTGATGACCTTCCTGCCGCGGTGCGGGCACTGCGCGGCGTGTGTGACCGACGGCCTGACGCCGTGCCAGCCGGGCAGCGCGGCCAACAATGCCGGCACCCTGCTCGGCGGCGGGATGCGGCTGACCCGCAATGGCGAGCACGTTTTTCACCACCTAGGGGTGTCCGGTTTCGCGACGCATGCCGTGGTCAACCGCGCGAGTGTCGTTCCGGTGCCCGACGACGTCCCTCCCCCGGTCGCCGCCCTGCTGGGTTGCGCGATGCTGACCGGCGGCGGCGCGGTGCTCAACGTCGGCAAGCCGCAACCGGGCCAGACCGTGGCAGTGGTCGGTCTCGGCGGAGTGGGGATGGCCGCGATGATGACCGCACTGTCGTACGCTGGCGTCGCGGTGATCGGTGTCGACCAGCTACCCGAAAAGCTCACCGGCGCCACCACTCTCGGAGCACACGCGGTGCACACGCCACAGCAGGCCATCGACGCCGGGCTGAAAGCAGACGTGGTTGTCGAGGCGGCCGGTCACCCGGCGGCGCTGGAGACGGCCATCGCGCTGACCGGCGCCGGCGGACGGACCATCACCGTCGGCCTGCCGCGGCCAGATGCGCGAATCAGTGTGTCGCCGTTGGGGTTCGTCGCCGAAGGACGGTCACTGATCGGCAGCTACCTCGGCTCGGCGGTGCCGGATCGCGACATTCCGCGGTTCGTCGAGCTGTGGAGGTCGGGGCGGTTACCGGTCGAGTCGCTGGTGTCGTCGCGCATCGGCCTCGACGACATCAATACCGCGATGGACAACCTGGCCGACGGGGTCGCCGTGCGGCAGTTGATCAGCTTGTGA
- a CDS encoding acyl-CoA thioesterase, producing MSSVPPAPDGLTSRDFPVHWPVLTRWADNDMFGHLNNAVYYQLFDTAINGWIAAGVTIDPVTTPAQGIVAESGCRYFSELHFPERLVVGVAVTRLGNSSVTYRLGVFRAAQDSEPQPVAAVGHWVHVYVDKSTRRPTPIPDEIRELLSTACV from the coding sequence ATGAGTTCGGTACCGCCTGCACCCGACGGTCTCACCAGTCGCGACTTTCCCGTGCACTGGCCGGTATTGACCCGGTGGGCCGACAACGACATGTTCGGCCACCTGAACAACGCTGTGTACTACCAACTTTTCGACACCGCGATCAACGGCTGGATCGCCGCGGGCGTGACGATCGACCCGGTGACCACGCCGGCGCAGGGGATCGTCGCCGAATCGGGGTGCCGCTACTTCTCCGAATTGCACTTCCCCGAGCGACTCGTGGTCGGGGTCGCCGTCACGCGGCTGGGCAACAGCAGCGTCACCTACCGGCTGGGTGTCTTTCGTGCCGCACAAGACTCCGAGCCGCAGCCCGTCGCAGCGGTCGGGCACTGGGTGCATGTCTACGTCGACAAGTCGACCCGCCGGCCGACGCCCATTCCCGACGAGATCCGAGAGTTGTTGTCCACTGCGTGCGTCTAA
- a CDS encoding SRPBCC family protein → MPFVSKTVEVAANADSILAIVADFERYPEWNDGVQGLWVLARYDDGRPSQLRLDAKYEALEDSLIQAVYYPSPTQIQTVLQQGNLFKKQEQLFSVVDTGSSSLLTVDLDVEPSMPIPAPMVKQLAGNVIDYLAENLKKRAEDLASS, encoded by the coding sequence ATGCCTTTTGTCAGCAAGACCGTTGAGGTTGCCGCCAACGCCGACTCGATCCTGGCGATCGTCGCCGACTTCGAGCGCTACCCGGAATGGAACGACGGAGTCCAGGGGCTGTGGGTGCTGGCCCGCTACGACGACGGGCGCCCCAGCCAGCTGCGTCTCGACGCGAAATACGAAGCGCTCGAAGACAGTCTGATCCAGGCGGTCTACTACCCGAGCCCGACACAAATCCAGACCGTGCTGCAGCAGGGCAACCTCTTCAAGAAGCAGGAGCAGTTGTTCAGTGTGGTCGACACTGGATCGTCGTCGCTGCTGACCGTCGACCTGGACGTCGAGCCGTCGATGCCGATCCCGGCGCCGATGGTCAAGCAGTTGGCCGGCAACGTCATCGACTACCTGGCCGAGAACCTCAAGAAGCGCGCCGAGGACCTCGCGTCCTCATGA
- a CDS encoding GntR family transcriptional regulator gives MSSASALSGKRLPLRRAQLSDEVAGHLRAAIMSGVLKPGTFIRLDETAAKLGVSATPVREALLKLRGEGMVQLEPHRGHVVLPMSRQDVDDIFWVQATIARELATSAAERITDAEIDDLEHLTDVLATVVAAGDVEAIATTEFAFHRTFNRSTGRIKLAWFLLHVARYMPLMVYATDPEWGAAAVRNHREVIAALRRRDTAAVVEHTAWGFNDGARRLTERLASTGIWD, from the coding sequence ATGAGTTCGGCCAGTGCGCTCTCCGGCAAGCGGCTTCCGCTGCGGCGGGCGCAGTTGTCCGATGAGGTCGCCGGCCATCTTCGCGCGGCGATCATGTCGGGCGTACTCAAGCCGGGAACCTTCATCAGATTGGACGAGACCGCAGCCAAGCTGGGCGTGAGCGCCACCCCGGTGCGCGAGGCCCTGCTGAAGTTGCGCGGCGAGGGCATGGTGCAACTCGAGCCGCACCGCGGGCATGTGGTCTTGCCGATGAGTCGCCAGGACGTCGACGACATCTTTTGGGTGCAGGCGACCATCGCACGAGAGCTTGCCACGTCGGCCGCCGAGCGCATCACCGACGCCGAGATCGACGACCTCGAACACCTGACCGACGTGCTCGCCACAGTCGTCGCCGCCGGCGACGTCGAAGCAATCGCGACGACGGAGTTCGCCTTCCACCGCACGTTCAACCGCTCGACCGGGCGAATCAAGTTGGCCTGGTTTCTGCTTCACGTCGCTCGCTACATGCCGCTGATGGTCTACGCGACGGACCCGGAATGGGGCGCCGCCGCGGTGCGTAATCACCGCGAGGTGATCGCGGCGTTGCGACGGCGCGACACCGCGGCGGTCGTCGAGCACACCGCCTGGGGATTCAACGACGGGGCGCGGCGGCTCACCGAGCGATTGGCGAGCACCGGTATCTGGGATTAG